From Pseudoramibacter sp.:
ATTGGAAATGCTTCCAGGCGTTAATAAAAAAGCTTTAGCCGGATTGGATATGGCTGCCACAGAGAAACAAACTAAAAGAACTGAAGCAATCATCTTTTCGATGACACCAGAAGAAAGAAGTAAGCCGGATATTATTAATGGCAGCCGCAGAAAAAGAATTGCAAATGGAAGCGGAACTAGCGTAGCCGATGTAAACCGTCTGCTAAAAGGTTTTGAACAAAGCCGAAAAATGATGAAGCAGATGGGAAACATGGGAAAGAAAAAAAGAAATAAAATGAAATGGCCTTTTATGTAATAATAATATTACTGAACATAAAGCTAGCAAATATGAAAGGAGTTTAAAATGGCAGTAAAAATCAGAATGAAACGTATGGGAAAGAAAAAGAGCCCATTTTATCGTTTAGTTGTTGCTGATATCCGTGCACCAAGGGATGGAAAGTTCATCGAAGAAGTTGGCTATTATAATCCAACTGTTGAACCACCTGTTGTTAAAATTGATGGCGATGCTGTTAAAAAATGGATCTCGAATGGGGCAAAACCATCTGCTACGGTGAAAGCACTTTTGCAAAAAGAAAATATCATCGAATAATCAGGAGTAATATTTTATGAAAGATCTGGTTGAGGTGATTGTAAAGGCGCTTGTAGACGATCCTGATGCTGTTGAAGTGACTGAAAGCGAAAAGAATAATGAAATTATTCTCGAGTTGCATGTTGCAGATCATGACATGGGAAGAGTAATAGGTCGGCAAGGAAGAATTGCCAAAGCTATCCGATCCGTATTAAAAGCTATGGGATCGAAAGAAAATAAGCGTGTTATGCTCAACATCGTGGATTAATTTTAAATAATGATTCGTGTAAGCGAATCATTTTTTTATATCTGAGGGATTTAATATATGGATCAGTTATTAGTTGTAGGAAAAATTTCTAACGCTCATGGAATCAAAGGAGAGGTGAAGGTTATCCCATTTCTTGATGAAATAGGACAATTTTTGTCTTTCAAATCAGTTTACATTAAACAAAATAAAGATTCCCTGAAAAAACTGAAAGTTCAACATGTACGCATTCATAAAAAATCTGTGCTTTTGATGCTCCAAGATATTTCAAACCGAAACGATGCTGAAGCGTTAATCAATGCTGAGATTCTTATTGACCGTGGACAGGATCAATTGGCAGAAGATGAGTTCTATATTGCAGATATTATCGGCATGCAAATTCTCGATGAGTCCGGGCAATACATTGGCATAATAAAAGATGTACTGACAACCACAGGTTCTGTAGATACGCTAGAAATTCAAACTGCTGAAAATTCAAAATTAATTTACGTTCCTTTTAGAAAATGCTATTTTAGCAATATCAATCCGAAAAAAGGAACTTTGGTGGGGAATATTCCAACAGACTTTTTTGAGTTATAAGTATGTACAATTTTTACTATTTAACTTTATTTCCAGCTATTATCAATGATTATTTTTCTGAAAGCATTATGAAGCGTTCAGTAGAAAATGATATATTACAAATACACACAGTAGATATTCGTGATTTTTCTAATAATAAACATAATAGAGTAGACGATTATCCTTATGGTGGAGGCGCTGGAATGATTATGCAAGCTCCACCGATTATTAAAGCTATAAAAAGTATTGAGAATCATCAAATCACGCCGATTATTTTTTTAACACCATCTGGCATTCCTTTTAATGTTGAAGAATGTAAAAAATTAGCATTAAAATTAAAACAAAGTAAGCAATTTATTTTTTTATGCGGACATTATGAAGGAATTGATCAGAGAGTGATTGATCGTTACGTAACAGATGAATATTCAATTGGCGATTATGTTTTAACAGGAGGAGAATTGCCTGCACTTGTCATGTCTGACAGCATTATGCGTCAAATAGGAGGTGTACTTGGCAATTCAGACAGTTTAAAAGAGGAATCTTTTGAAAATGATTTGCTCGAATATCCCCAATATACACGTCCTAATATAGTTGAGCAAATGTCTGTTCCAGAGGTTTTGCTTTCAGGAAACCATGCAAAAATAAAAGAGTGGAGAAAGAAGAAAGCAGTAGAACTCACAAAAATAAAGAGACCAGATCTAATAAAAATAAAAAAATAACTTGAAATCATAAGATTCTTCAATTAAAATAAGAAAGCAACCTTGATGATCCGCTGGCAATAAATTGCGTATGATCCTCAAATTTTCAATTAAAGGAGTAGGTATTTATGGATTTGTTAAAAAAAGTTCAAGAAGATAACATGAAAAAAGAAGTAACACCATTTGACGTTGGCGATACTGTTAGAGTTCATGTTCGAGTAATTGAAGGTAAAAGAGAAAGAATTCAGATGTTTGAAGGAATCGTCCTTAAGAAACAGCATGGTGGCATTAATGAATCATTTACGGTTCGTAAGCTGTCTTCTGGTATTGGCGTAGAAAGAACTTTCCCAGTACATTCTCCGAAAGTTGCACAAATTGACGTTCTCCGCAAAGGAAAGGTCAGACGCGCGAAATTAAATTACCTTCGTGAACGTGTTGGAAAAGCAGCAAAAGTTAAAAGCAGAGATTAATTTAGTAAAAATGCAAGGGTCCTTTTTGGGCCCTTATTTTATATGGAGTAAGAAAAAAATGGCAAAGAAAGCTGAACATTCTGCAAGTGACGATCAAGCAAGCCCAAAAGATTGGATTATCTCTATTGTCATTGCAGTTGGTATTGCATTGATATTAAAATTATTTTTTATTGATTTTGTAGTAGTTCAAG
This genomic window contains:
- the rimM gene encoding ribosome maturation factor RimM (Essential for efficient processing of 16S rRNA) is translated as MDQLLVVGKISNAHGIKGEVKVIPFLDEIGQFLSFKSVYIKQNKDSLKKLKVQHVRIHKKSVLLMLQDISNRNDAEALINAEILIDRGQDQLAEDEFYIADIIGMQILDESGQYIGIIKDVLTTTGSVDTLEIQTAENSKLIYVPFRKCYFSNINPKKGTLVGNIPTDFFEL
- the rpsP gene encoding 30S ribosomal protein S16, which codes for MAVKIRMKRMGKKKSPFYRLVVADIRAPRDGKFIEEVGYYNPTVEPPVVKIDGDAVKKWISNGAKPSATVKALLQKENIIE
- the trmD gene encoding tRNA (guanosine(37)-N1)-methyltransferase TrmD translates to MYNFYYLTLFPAIINDYFSESIMKRSVENDILQIHTVDIRDFSNNKHNRVDDYPYGGGAGMIMQAPPIIKAIKSIENHQITPIIFLTPSGIPFNVEECKKLALKLKQSKQFIFLCGHYEGIDQRVIDRYVTDEYSIGDYVLTGGELPALVMSDSIMRQIGGVLGNSDSLKEESFENDLLEYPQYTRPNIVEQMSVPEVLLSGNHAKIKEWRKKKAVELTKIKRPDLIKIKK
- the rplS gene encoding 50S ribosomal protein L19, giving the protein MDLLKKVQEDNMKKEVTPFDVGDTVRVHVRVIEGKRERIQMFEGIVLKKQHGGINESFTVRKLSSGIGVERTFPVHSPKVAQIDVLRKGKVRRAKLNYLRERVGKAAKVKSRD
- a CDS encoding KH domain-containing protein; this encodes MKDLVEVIVKALVDDPDAVEVTESEKNNEIILELHVADHDMGRVIGRQGRIAKAIRSVLKAMGSKENKRVMLNIVD